A genomic stretch from Candidatus Thiothrix anitrata includes:
- the arsS gene encoding arsenosugar biosynthesis radical SAM (seleno)protein ArsS (Some members of this family are selenoproteins.), translating into MQPNAFAQRLAAENLPLKRPNITTLQVNIGKRCNQACHHCHVEAGPKHPDNMALPTLERLLDLLLTAPAVHTVDITGGAPELNPHFRYFVSEIRKLGRKVIDRCNLTVLYEEGQEDTAEFLAQQGVEIVASLPCYTKENVEAQRGRFVFDKSIQGLRLLNSLGYGKAGSGLVLNLVYNPGGHFLPPDQHALQHDYKQRLLDDFGIEFNQLFTITNMPIKRYRHVLERDGELAAYMQLLLDNFNLSAAQGVMCTNLISVGFDGQIYDCDFNQMLEMPVSGQARQVMDISHLDEITQDIVVANHCFGCTAGAGSSCGGSLL; encoded by the coding sequence ATGCAACCGAATGCTTTTGCACAACGCTTAGCGGCAGAAAATCTGCCATTAAAACGCCCCAACATCACCACGCTGCAAGTGAATATTGGCAAACGTTGCAATCAGGCTTGCCACCATTGCCATGTCGAGGCAGGCCCCAAACACCCCGACAATATGGCATTGCCCACCTTGGAACGTTTGTTGGATTTATTGCTTACCGCACCGGCTGTACACACCGTGGATATTACCGGCGGCGCACCGGAATTGAATCCGCATTTTCGTTATTTTGTGTCTGAAATCCGCAAGCTGGGGCGCAAGGTCATCGACCGTTGCAATCTGACGGTGTTGTATGAAGAAGGTCAGGAAGATACGGCTGAATTTCTGGCACAACAAGGGGTAGAGATTGTGGCATCGCTGCCCTGCTATACCAAAGAAAACGTGGAAGCGCAGCGCGGGCGTTTTGTTTTCGATAAAAGCATTCAGGGCTTACGGCTACTGAATAGCTTGGGTTACGGTAAAGCAGGCAGTGGTCTGGTGTTGAATCTGGTGTATAACCCCGGCGGTCATTTCCTGCCACCGGATCAACATGCCTTGCAGCATGACTACAAACAGCGTCTGCTGGATGACTTTGGCATTGAATTTAATCAGTTGTTTACCATTACCAATATGCCAATCAAACGCTACCGCCATGTATTGGAACGTGATGGTGAGTTGGCGGCGTATATGCAGTTATTGTTGGATAATTTTAACCTGAGCGCGGCACAGGGGGTCATGTGTACGAACCTAATTTCGGTCGGTTTTGACGGGCAAATTTATGATTGTGATTTTAACCAAATGCTGGAAATGCCGGTATCTGGGCAGGCGCGTCAGGTGATGGATATTAGCCATCTGGATGAGATTACCCAGGATATTGTGGTGGCGAATCATTGCTTTGGTTGTACGGCGGGCGCGGGGAGTTCCTGCGGTGGGTCGTTGCTTTGA
- a CDS encoding glycosyltransferase: MLWLYGGRGEFLRWVVALMSMGKLSIIIPLAPADTSWQVLLEDLAALAAQATLTDSEILFLAAAASDLTAINQQLSAYSTTLQQQVRTVQAGHSRATAMNAGASVAQGEYLWFVHADSRLQVQHVASLLKSMQRFPQALHYFNLRFYGHPLMGLNAIGVWIRSHWLRNPFGDQALCLRQQDFIRIGAYPEDVRMGEDHVLVWHALQQGMQLKCTGTALLTSARKYAQHGWLKTTALHVSLWAKQAWPEFKTLLKQRRRT, from the coding sequence TTGCTTTGGTTGTACGGCGGGCGCGGGGAGTTCCTGCGGTGGGTCGTTGCTTTGATGTCAATGGGCAAGCTATCCATCATCATACCGCTAGCCCCCGCTGATACGAGCTGGCAGGTGTTGCTGGAAGATCTGGCAGCATTGGCAGCGCAAGCGACGTTAACGGATAGTGAAATCCTGTTCCTGGCGGCGGCTGCGTCCGACTTGACGGCGATCAACCAGCAGTTAAGTGCTTATTCGACCACCTTGCAGCAGCAAGTTCGCACGGTGCAGGCGGGGCATAGCCGCGCCACCGCGATGAATGCGGGGGCAAGTGTGGCGCAGGGCGAATACCTGTGGTTTGTTCATGCCGATTCACGCTTGCAAGTGCAGCATGTGGCTTCCCTGCTGAAGTCGATGCAACGCTTTCCCCAAGCCTTGCATTATTTCAACTTGCGCTTTTATGGTCATCCGCTGATGGGATTAAACGCCATCGGGGTGTGGATACGCTCGCACTGGCTGCGTAATCCGTTTGGTGATCAGGCACTGTGTCTGCGACAACAAGATTTTATCCGCATCGGTGCTTATCCCGAAGATGTGCGCATGGGCGAAGATCATGTGCTGGTTTGGCACGCCTTGCAGCAGGGGATGCAACTCAAATGTACCGGCACGGCACTCCTGACCAGCGCCCGCAAGTACGCGCAACACGGCTGGCTGAAAACCACCGCACTGCACGTTTCCCTCTGGGCAAAACAGGCATGGCCAGAATTTAAGACGCTGTTAAAACAACGCCGCCGGACATAA
- a CDS encoding TIGR04282 family arsenosugar biosynthesis glycosyltransferase: MKVAIAVFVKTPDLSPVKTRLAATLGRVQADTFFQLAKAANEALLAQAVPDFAAQGISLSAYWAVGEQQGLAHPLWQSRFMQRLHTGEGGLGERMHQVYSTLLHTHDAVLLVGMDSPQNSVSNLRDAAQCLCQPQCLVIGPARDGGFYLFGGNTPVPLSRWTAVQYGQDDTLQQWVAALHGYDIHYLNAMTDVDTEANLHPMVAEMQGELLPEQLALLAFVQGLSR; encoded by the coding sequence ATGAAAGTTGCCATTGCTGTTTTCGTGAAAACCCCCGACCTGTCACCGGTCAAGACCCGGCTGGCAGCCACTTTGGGGCGGGTGCAAGCCGACACTTTTTTTCAGTTGGCGAAAGCGGCGAATGAAGCGTTGTTGGCGCAGGCAGTACCCGATTTTGCGGCGCAGGGGATCAGCTTATCCGCTTATTGGGCAGTCGGTGAACAGCAGGGACTGGCGCATCCGCTGTGGCAAAGCCGTTTCATGCAACGCTTACATACCGGTGAGGGTGGGCTGGGTGAGCGTATGCATCAGGTGTACAGCACACTGTTACACACGCATGATGCGGTGCTGTTGGTGGGGATGGATAGCCCACAGAATTCGGTGAGTAATTTGCGGGATGCCGCACAATGCTTGTGCCAACCGCAGTGCTTAGTGATTGGGCCAGCACGGGATGGTGGCTTTTATTTGTTTGGTGGCAATACGCCCGTGCCACTTAGCCGCTGGACAGCCGTGCAATACGGTCAGGACGACACGTTGCAACAGTGGGTAGCGGCATTGCACGGTTATGACATCCATTACTTGAATGCCATGACCGATGTGGATACCGAAGCTAATCTGCACCCGATGGTGGCTGAGATGCAGGGCGAGTTATTGCCGGAGCAGTTGGCGTTGCTGGCGTTTGTGCAAGGCTTATCACGCTAG
- a CDS encoding PDDEXK nuclease domain-containing protein, producing the protein MDKQNHPVQTTTIPDTDLMARIRDIWEASRQQAIRSVNSAHVCANWLIGKQIVEAEQGGEQRATYGKALLKSLSQQLTDEYGSGFSESSLKYMRLFFLTYPDLLGKSHALRDQLPVINTTDWQPGQLHGGLSWTHYRTLIKVERQEARQFYEIETIRNGWSARQLERQISSLLFDRLLKSRDKEGVMQLANQGLLATRPLDVIKDPYVLEFLDLPEAHQWQESQLEQALLSQLQNFLLELGSGFAFVGRQVRLTLDGDHFYPDMVFYHVKLKCYVVIDLKLGKLNHADLGQMQLYVNYYDHDIANADDNPTIGLILCSEKNDAVVRYVLGDHNQQIFASRYQLHLPTEEQLQQELQRELDKLT; encoded by the coding sequence ATGGATAAGCAAAACCACCCAGTACAAACCACGACCATTCCTGACACCGATTTGATGGCGCGTATCCGTGACATTTGGGAAGCCTCACGCCAACAAGCCATCCGTTCCGTTAACTCGGCTCATGTGTGCGCCAACTGGCTAATCGGCAAGCAGATTGTCGAAGCCGAACAGGGCGGCGAACAGCGGGCAACCTATGGCAAAGCCCTGTTGAAATCCCTCTCCCAACAACTGACGGACGAATACGGCAGCGGGTTTTCAGAGTCCTCCCTGAAATACATGCGGTTGTTTTTTCTCACTTATCCCGACTTACTCGGAAAAAGTCACGCACTGCGTGACCAATTGCCAGTAATCAATACGACCGACTGGCAACCGGGGCAATTACATGGCGGGTTATCTTGGACTCACTACCGTACCCTTATCAAAGTTGAACGTCAGGAAGCCCGCCAGTTTTATGAAATCGAAACCATCCGTAACGGTTGGTCAGCACGGCAACTGGAACGCCAAATCAGCTCCCTACTGTTCGATCGCTTACTCAAAAGCCGTGACAAAGAAGGAGTCATGCAACTGGCGAATCAAGGCTTGCTTGCCACCCGCCCACTCGATGTAATCAAAGACCCGTATGTGCTGGAATTTCTCGACTTACCCGAAGCCCACCAATGGCAGGAAAGCCAACTGGAACAAGCCTTGTTGTCGCAATTGCAGAATTTCTTGCTGGAACTCGGCAGCGGTTTTGCCTTCGTCGGGCGGCAAGTACGCCTAACGCTGGATGGCGACCATTTCTACCCCGATATGGTGTTTTACCACGTCAAACTGAAATGTTACGTCGTTATTGACCTGAAACTGGGCAAGTTAAATCATGCAGACTTAGGGCAGATGCAGCTCTATGTGAATTATTACGACCACGACATTGCCAACGCGGATGACAACCCCACGATTGGCTTGATTCTGTGCAGTGAGAAAAATGATGCTGTGGTGCGCTATGTATTAGGCGATCACAACCAGCAAATCTTCGCCAGTCGCTACCAACTGCACTTACCGACAGAAGAACAATTGCAGCAAGAATTGCAGCGTGAGCTGGATAAACTGACGTAA
- a CDS encoding type I restriction endonuclease subunit R, translating to MANFISEDQIEQSLLQKLQQNYGYELLNAYTANPEQLNDGSERSDKRHVILAKRLQNACETLNPQIPRNIIQQEIDKLLARTTQQTTTLFKHNQSLYQQIREGIPVEFDNPQGKKQHETLTLINLKQPRHNQFLAVSQLWIKSTAAAPKAQYRRPDVILYVNGLPLVFIELKNSNIALKNAFDINLQEYIHDIPQLFQANAFCLLSNGINTRVGAFNAGWEYFFQWLRPTDEKQVVDREAIEAQGISIQYAIEGLAEPQRLLDYVENFILFEQDKIKIIAQNHQFLGVNNAYQRFLEREQNNHQLGVFWHTQGSGKSYSMVFYVRKILRKVTGNFSFVIVTDRQDLNKQIYRNFLKAGVLHDKDKAMPQSAEQLREYIGQNKKLIFTLIQKFHYPKGKHYPRLFDPEKEGREIIVMIDEAHRSQYEDLAENMKAGLQGAHFMAFTGTPLLQRDRATQQRKTNKWFGSYVSEYNFQQAMEDRATVPLFYEKRVPKVLILKDELNEEFCQLLEDEELTDAQREKLERKYSTELEVIKRDDRLTTIAKDIVYHFPRRGYLGKAMVISVDKFTAVKMHEKVQQEWQEEMKRLRKTLAHSPNDVEKQNTKRLIKFMEGVEMAVVISDPSADEDKFQKLGLSLKPHIERLNRIDAAGHDIEHNFKDPEHPLQLVFVCAMWLTGFDAPTVSTLYLDKPMKGHTLMQTIARANRVTDYRISALNGELVEKCNGEIIDYYNVFRNMKKALKAYGQGDSDDDSSATVQNKDQLFVLLNEAVVQTVTFCADIGIDFTKVFQTGDTFKQLEHFTAFADHLLSNETWRKSFNVYENTVSSLYAACKPEIHERGYREDIAAIRYLRGVLEGKIVEIDLSVIDPKVSTLLDQSILVDEDESLKAREFQAEYQFIQRGKTWDLSKIDFDSLREEFKETPYKHIEISDMRAFLEKKLQQMLAENSQRADFATRLQSIIERYNSGASSTENYFEELVVFIQALQEEEQRHLREGLSQDELELYDLLRKEKMTQAEEQAVKSAAKHLLQRLVDEQPKVLVNRWWEDTQTQLTVKSTIENVLDNDLPPSYDRLLFKEKCDNVYQLTLTLAANGQKWAAAG from the coding sequence AAGAAATCGACAAACTACTGGCACGCACCACCCAACAAACCACCACCCTATTCAAGCACAACCAAAGCCTCTATCAGCAAATCCGCGAAGGCATACCCGTCGAATTTGACAATCCCCAAGGCAAAAAACAGCACGAAACCCTCACACTGATTAACCTCAAACAGCCACGACACAACCAATTCCTCGCCGTTTCCCAATTGTGGATTAAATCCACCGCCGCTGCGCCCAAAGCACAGTACCGCCGCCCTGATGTGATTTTGTATGTGAATGGCTTGCCGCTGGTGTTTATTGAACTCAAAAACTCCAATATCGCCTTGAAAAATGCGTTTGACATCAACCTACAAGAGTATATTCACGACATCCCCCAACTCTTTCAAGCGAATGCGTTTTGCTTATTATCCAATGGCATTAACACCCGTGTGGGGGCTTTTAATGCGGGCTGGGAATATTTCTTTCAATGGCTACGCCCCACCGATGAGAAGCAAGTGGTTGACCGTGAGGCGATAGAAGCTCAAGGCATTTCGATTCAATACGCGATTGAAGGCTTAGCCGAGCCGCAGCGCTTACTGGATTATGTGGAAAACTTTATTCTGTTTGAGCAGGATAAAATCAAGATCATTGCGCAAAATCACCAGTTTTTAGGGGTGAATAATGCGTATCAACGCTTTTTAGAGCGCGAGCAGAATAATCACCAGCTAGGCGTTTTCTGGCATACCCAAGGCTCAGGCAAAAGCTATTCAATGGTGTTTTATGTGCGTAAAATTTTACGCAAAGTCACTGGCAACTTTAGCTTTGTGATTGTCACCGACCGCCAAGACTTAAATAAGCAAATTTACCGTAACTTTCTGAAAGCAGGCGTTTTGCATGACAAAGACAAAGCGATGCCACAGAGTGCCGAGCAGTTGCGTGAGTATATCGGGCAAAACAAGAAGTTGATTTTTACCCTGATTCAAAAGTTTCATTATCCCAAAGGCAAACACTACCCGCGCTTATTTGACCCTGAAAAAGAAGGGCGCGAGATCATTGTGATGATTGATGAAGCGCACCGTAGCCAATACGAAGACTTAGCCGAAAACATGAAAGCAGGCTTGCAAGGCGCTCATTTTATGGCGTTTACCGGCACACCTTTATTGCAACGGGATCGTGCCACCCAACAACGCAAAACCAATAAATGGTTTGGCAGCTATGTGTCGGAATATAACTTTCAGCAGGCGATGGAAGATAGGGCAACCGTGCCGCTGTTTTATGAAAAGCGTGTGCCCAAGGTTTTAATTCTCAAAGATGAACTCAATGAAGAGTTTTGCCAATTGCTGGAAGATGAGGAGCTAACGGATGCCCAGCGCGAAAAGTTAGAGCGTAAATATTCCACTGAACTCGAAGTGATTAAGCGGGATGATCGTTTAACCACCATTGCCAAAGACATTGTGTATCACTTTCCGCGCCGTGGCTATTTAGGTAAAGCGATGGTGATTAGCGTGGATAAATTCACCGCCGTCAAAATGCATGAAAAAGTGCAGCAGGAATGGCAGGAGGAAATGAAGCGCTTACGCAAAACCTTAGCGCATTCCCCCAATGATGTCGAAAAACAAAATACCAAGCGCCTGATTAAGTTTATGGAAGGGGTGGAAATGGCGGTAGTCATTAGTGACCCTAGTGCTGATGAAGATAAGTTTCAAAAACTCGGTTTAAGCCTGAAGCCCCATATCGAGCGTTTAAATCGTATTGATGCAGCCGGTCACGATATTGAACATAATTTCAAAGACCCAGAGCATCCCTTACAACTCGTGTTTGTGTGTGCCATGTGGCTCACCGGCTTTGATGCGCCCACCGTGTCAACCTTGTATTTGGATAAACCCATGAAAGGTCACACCTTAATGCAAACCATTGCCCGTGCTAATCGCGTCACCGATTACCGTATTAGCGCTCTTAATGGTGAGTTAGTGGAAAAGTGTAATGGCGAAATTATCGACTATTACAATGTGTTTCGGAATATGAAAAAAGCCCTTAAAGCGTATGGTCAGGGCGATAGTGACGATGACAGCAGTGCCACGGTGCAAAATAAAGATCAATTGTTTGTCTTGCTGAATGAGGCTGTCGTGCAAACGGTGACGTTTTGTGCTGACATTGGGATCGACTTCACCAAAGTCTTCCAAACAGGGGATACCTTTAAACAGTTAGAACATTTCACTGCATTTGCCGATCACTTGCTCAGTAACGAAACCTGGCGCAAAAGCTTCAATGTTTATGAAAATACCGTCTCGTCTTTATACGCTGCCTGTAAACCTGAAATACACGAACGCGGTTATCGCGAAGACATTGCGGCTATTCGCTACTTGCGCGGGGTACTGGAAGGAAAAATTGTCGAGATTGATTTGTCAGTGATTGACCCTAAAGTGAGTACCTTACTGGATCAGAGCATTTTGGTGGATGAGGATGAAAGCCTAAAGGCACGCGAGTTTCAGGCAGAATACCAATTTATCCAGCGTGGCAAAACGTGGGATTTAAGCAAAATTGACTTTGACTCGCTGCGTGAGGAATTTAAGGAAACCCCTTATAAGCATATTGAGATTAGCGATATGCGTGCTTTTTTAGAAAAGAAACTGCAACAAATGCTGGCTGAAAACAGCCAACGCGCCGATTTTGCTACCCGTTTACAGTCGATTATCGAGCGTTATAATTCCGGTGCATCGTCAACAGAAAATTACTTTGAGGAGCTAGTAGTTTTTATTCAAGCCTTACAAGAAGAGGAGCAGCGTCATCTACGCGAAGGTCTGAGTCAAGATGAGCTGGAGCTATACGACTTATTGCGCAAAGAAAAAATGACTCAAGCGGAAGAACAAGCCGTAAAATCAGCCGCTAAACACTTATTACAGCGTTTAGTGGATGAGCAGCCCAAAGTGTTGGTGAATCGCTGGTGGGAGGATACCCAAACGCAATTAACGGTTAAGTCCACCATTGAAAATGTGCTAGACAACGATCTTCCCCCCAGTTACGACCGCCTGCTGTTTAAGGAAAAATGCGATAACGTGTACCAACTGACGCTAACACTAGCGGCTAATGGTCAGAAGTGGGCGGCGGCAGGTTAA